The following coding sequences lie in one Mesorhizobium sp. DCY119 genomic window:
- a CDS encoding VOC family protein has product MPATASIEPPRIYPTFRYRDAAGMIDWLGKAFGFTVHARYADDKGVVQHGELALGSAMIMLGTVRDDAYGKMVGAPGQNCGKSTYIAVDDPDALFARAEAAGAKILEGLTDRDYGSREFICADPEGNIWSFGTYWPKAHEKAG; this is encoded by the coding sequence ATGCCTGCAACCGCTTCAATCGAACCGCCACGCATTTACCCGACCTTCCGCTATCGCGACGCCGCCGGGATGATCGACTGGCTGGGCAAAGCCTTCGGTTTTACCGTTCATGCCCGCTATGCCGACGACAAGGGCGTCGTCCAGCATGGCGAACTGGCACTGGGTTCCGCCATGATCATGCTTGGAACGGTGCGCGACGATGCGTATGGCAAGATGGTCGGGGCACCGGGCCAGAACTGCGGGAAGTCCACCTATATTGCCGTCGATGACCCCGATGCACTGTTCGCGCGGGCCGAGGCTGCCGGTGCCAAAATCCTCGAAGGCCTGACCGATCGCGACTACGGCAGCCGCGAATTCATCTGCGCCGATCCCGAAGGCAATATCTGGTCCTTCGGCACTTATTGGCCAAAGGCGCACGAGAAAGCCGGCTGA